The Pseudomonadota bacterium genome includes a region encoding these proteins:
- a CDS encoding acyl carrier protein — MNDHKKRIIGVMSAVFEIDSSEITEDAGPGTIGNWDSLGHMKLVVALEEEFDYRFPDEMVEQLISFKLIELTLKEALEIEK, encoded by the coding sequence ATGAATGATCATAAAAAACGTATAATAGGTGTTATGAGTGCCGTATTTGAAATTGATTCATCCGAAATCACAGAAGATGCTGGGCCGGGCACTATTGGGAACTGGGACTCTTTGGGGCATATGAAGCTTGTGGTTGCTCTGGAGGAGGAATTCGACTATCGCTTCCCGGATGAAATGGTTGAGCAATTGATAAGTTTTAAATTGATTGAATTGACTCTGAAAGAGGCGTTAGAAATCGAAAAGTAA